One window of the Mycobacterium sp. SVM_VP21 genome contains the following:
- a CDS encoding fused (3R)-hydroxyacyl-ACP dehydratase subunits HadA/HadB has translation MTTAETSALESRVGHYYQMDGTYLVGREKVREYARAVQDYHPAHWDVAAAAEMGYSGLVAPLTFTSTPGMACNRRMFESVVVGYDTYMQTEEVFEQHRPIVDGDELTIDVELTSVRRIAGRDLITVTNTFTDTAGEVVHTLHTTVVGVTAEDIGPEVKTAVQRAMMHDVNILDVGESAARYEKTVRPAGEIRISEGGLTRVPATPSFDDVNVGDALPVHHTRLSRGDLVNYAGVAGDANPIHWDEEIAKLAGLPDVIAHGMLTMGLGAGFASSWTGDPGAVTRYAVRLSAPAIVSAKEGADIEFSGRIKSLDAATRSGIILVAAKSENRKIFGLATMNVRFR, from the coding sequence ATGACCACAGCAGAGACGTCGGCGCTGGAATCGCGGGTCGGCCACTACTACCAGATGGACGGCACCTACCTGGTGGGCCGGGAGAAGGTTCGCGAGTACGCGCGCGCGGTGCAGGACTATCACCCCGCACACTGGGATGTCGCCGCTGCTGCGGAGATGGGCTACTCGGGTCTGGTCGCGCCGTTGACGTTCACCTCGACCCCGGGCATGGCGTGCAACCGGCGCATGTTCGAATCCGTCGTCGTCGGCTACGACACCTACATGCAGACCGAAGAGGTCTTCGAGCAGCACCGCCCGATCGTCGACGGCGACGAACTGACCATCGACGTCGAGCTGACCTCGGTGCGCCGGATCGCCGGCCGCGACCTGATCACCGTCACCAACACCTTCACCGACACAGCGGGGGAAGTGGTGCACACCCTGCACACCACGGTCGTCGGTGTCACCGCCGAGGACATCGGCCCGGAGGTCAAGACAGCGGTGCAGCGCGCGATGATGCACGACGTCAACATCCTTGACGTCGGCGAATCGGCCGCGCGCTACGAAAAGACGGTGCGGCCCGCTGGCGAGATCCGGATCTCCGAGGGTGGCCTGACCCGCGTCCCGGCGACACCGTCCTTCGACGACGTGAATGTCGGCGACGCACTGCCGGTACATCACACCCGGCTGTCCCGGGGTGACCTGGTGAACTATGCCGGCGTGGCCGGTGACGCCAACCCCATCCACTGGGACGAGGAGATCGCCAAGCTGGCCGGTCTCCCCGATGTGATTGCGCACGGCATGCTCACCATGGGGCTGGGTGCGGGCTTCGCCTCCTCCTGGACCGGTGACCCGGGCGCCGTCACCCGCTACGCCGTACGACTGTCCGCGCCCGCGATCGTGTCCGCCAAAGAAGGCGCCGACATCGAATTCAGCGGCCGGATCAAGTCGCTGGACGCCGCGACGCGCAGCGGTATCATCTTGGTGGCCGCGAAGTCCGAAAACCGGAAGATCTTCGGCCTCGCTACGATGAACGTCCGCTTCCGCTGA
- the cydC gene encoding thiol reductant ABC exporter subunit CydC, which produces MRRPDPLCEALGLLRPRLPRLLLAGLLGTLSLCSALALAAISAWLITRAWQMPPVLDLSIAVVAVRTFAISRGALHYCERLVSHDAALRAAGSARSGLYRRLAHGPVQAAVRLPSGELVARVGADVDELADVLVRALLPISVAAVLGVVATAVIAAISPGAAVVLAVCLLVAGAVAPWLAARAAAAQEHTARDHLAERDVAAMEALDHAPELRIAGLLPAVIGESEHRQRAWASALDGAAKPAAIAAALPTAAIGVSVLGAVVAGIGLAEAVAPTTLAVLMLLPLSAFEATTALPGAAVALTRARIAARRLLDLAPADPVAADTPVVLPADSTPTPALHADLRSGYREEQRVQVRLDLAPGERLAITGTSGAGKTTLLMTLAGLLAPLTGHVSLDGTALQELSEADLRLAISFFAEDAHIFATTVRDNLLVARGDCRDDELSATLGRVGLGPWLAGLPDGLATVLAGGAEAVSAGQRRRLLLARALLSPARIVLLDEPTEHLHAADADDLLRDVLAVPGLFGADRTVVVATHHLPNAGTAPGFAALAIPAGLMAETRSARLRRVCDRR; this is translated from the coding sequence ATGCGCCGGCCTGATCCGCTGTGCGAAGCCCTCGGGCTACTGCGGCCGCGCCTGCCCCGGCTGCTGTTGGCCGGCCTGCTCGGGACGCTGTCACTGTGCAGCGCGCTCGCGTTGGCCGCGATCTCGGCCTGGCTGATCACTCGGGCCTGGCAGATGCCGCCGGTGCTGGACCTGTCGATCGCCGTGGTGGCGGTGCGGACGTTTGCGATCTCCCGCGGCGCACTGCACTACTGCGAGCGGCTGGTAAGTCACGACGCAGCGCTGCGGGCCGCGGGCAGCGCCCGCAGCGGGCTCTACCGGCGACTGGCCCACGGACCGGTGCAGGCCGCGGTGCGGTTGCCCAGTGGTGAGTTGGTGGCGCGAGTGGGCGCCGATGTCGACGAACTTGCAGACGTCCTAGTACGTGCCCTACTGCCGATCTCGGTCGCTGCGGTGCTGGGCGTGGTTGCCACCGCGGTGATCGCCGCGATCTCGCCGGGGGCAGCGGTGGTCCTGGCCGTCTGCCTGCTGGTCGCCGGTGCCGTGGCACCGTGGCTGGCCGCACGGGCCGCCGCAGCCCAGGAACACACGGCGCGCGACCACCTCGCCGAACGTGACGTCGCGGCGATGGAAGCGCTCGACCATGCCCCCGAGCTGCGGATCGCCGGGCTGCTGCCCGCCGTCATCGGCGAGTCTGAACACCGGCAGCGGGCGTGGGCCTCAGCCCTGGACGGGGCCGCCAAACCGGCCGCGATCGCCGCTGCTCTGCCCACCGCCGCGATTGGGGTCAGTGTGCTGGGCGCGGTGGTGGCCGGGATCGGGCTCGCCGAGGCCGTGGCGCCCACCACCCTGGCCGTACTCATGTTGTTGCCGCTGTCCGCGTTTGAGGCGACCACCGCACTGCCCGGGGCCGCCGTCGCGCTGACCCGTGCACGAATCGCGGCGCGACGCCTGCTCGACCTGGCACCGGCAGACCCCGTGGCTGCGGACACGCCGGTGGTGCTCCCGGCCGATTCGACCCCGACGCCGGCACTGCACGCCGACCTGCGTTCCGGATATCGCGAAGAACAGCGCGTCCAGGTGCGGCTTGATCTGGCTCCCGGAGAACGGCTGGCGATCACCGGCACCAGCGGGGCCGGCAAGACCACGCTGCTGATGACCCTGGCCGGTCTGCTGGCACCGCTGACCGGTCACGTTTCCCTCGACGGGACCGCCCTGCAGGAGCTGTCCGAAGCCGACCTGCGATTGGCGATCAGCTTCTTTGCCGAGGACGCGCATATCTTCGCTACCACTGTCCGCGACAACCTGCTGGTGGCTCGGGGAGATTGCCGCGACGACGAACTATCCGCCACCTTGGGCCGGGTGGGACTCGGACCCTGGCTCGCCGGTCTTCCCGACGGTCTGGCAACCGTGCTGGCCGGCGGCGCCGAGGCAGTGTCGGCGGGTCAGCGGCGGCGCCTGTTGCTGGCCCGGGCCCTGCTCTCGCCGGCCCGGATCGTGCTGCTTGACGAACCCACCGAGCACCTGCACGCCGCCGACGCAGATGACCTCCTGCGCGACGTCTTAGCCGTGCCCGGCCTGTTCGGAGCCGACCGGACCGTGGTGGTGGCGACCCACCACCTGCCGAACGCCGGTACAGCGCCTGGCTTCGCCGCGCTCGCGATCCCCGCTGGGTTGATGGCGGAGACCCGCAGCGCCCGGCTGCGCCGGGTTTGCGATCGCCGCTAG
- the cydD gene encoding thiol reductant ABC exporter subunit CydD → MGCGVVISACAIGSAIMLADVVSHVITEPATRSVAHWSPVLATLALLWAVRALAHWMQARLGQRGASAVIADLSGQVLTAVAGRSPRRLAAERDAAAAVVTRGLDGLRPYFTAYLPALLLAAILTPVTVLVIACYDRRAAMLVMITLPLIPVFMVLIGLATADRSAAALAAMTTLQARLLDLIAGIPTLRALGRAGGPERRIAELSDAQRRSTMATLRIAFLSALVLELLATLSVAVVAVSIGLRLVFGEMSLTAGLTVLLLVPDVYWPLRRIGVEFHAAEDGRAAAEMAFALIGESPRPAPGSRTVTAHGAQIFLDALSVAGRDGDAPAGLTAVIEPGQVTVLTGANGAGKSTALAAVAGLTELSSGRITVAGVDIADLDLPAWWAQLSWLPQRPALIPGTVADNLALFGDLADAEAACAAAGFDDVIAGLPDGLHTVLGRGGVGLSLGQRQRLGLARALGSTAPVLLLDEPTAHLDAATERRVLAELVRRARAGATVVVVGHRAPVLATGDRVVAVHSEGVADHAPA, encoded by the coding sequence GTGGGCTGTGGAGTGGTGATCTCGGCCTGCGCTATCGGGTCCGCGATCATGTTGGCCGACGTCGTGTCTCACGTGATCACCGAGCCGGCGACGCGAAGCGTCGCGCACTGGTCACCGGTGCTGGCGACCCTCGCGCTGTTGTGGGCGGTGCGTGCGCTGGCGCACTGGATGCAGGCACGCCTGGGCCAGCGCGGTGCCAGTGCGGTGATCGCCGACCTGAGCGGGCAAGTGCTGACCGCGGTCGCCGGGCGCTCCCCCCGCCGCCTGGCAGCCGAACGAGATGCCGCCGCAGCCGTGGTCACCCGGGGATTGGACGGCCTGCGCCCCTACTTCACGGCCTACCTGCCCGCCCTGTTGCTGGCGGCGATCCTGACTCCGGTCACCGTGCTGGTGATCGCCTGCTACGACCGACGCGCGGCGATGCTCGTCATGATCACGCTGCCGCTGATCCCGGTGTTCATGGTGTTGATCGGCCTGGCCACGGCGGATCGCTCGGCCGCGGCGTTGGCCGCCATGACGACATTGCAGGCACGGCTGCTTGATCTGATCGCCGGCATCCCGACCCTGCGCGCCCTCGGGCGGGCGGGCGGGCCGGAGCGGCGCATCGCCGAACTGTCCGACGCGCAGCGTCGGTCGACCATGGCCACCCTGCGGATCGCGTTCCTGTCGGCACTGGTGCTCGAACTGCTGGCCACGCTGAGCGTGGCGGTGGTGGCCGTCAGCATCGGCCTGCGCCTGGTGTTCGGCGAGATGAGCCTGACCGCCGGCCTGACGGTGTTGCTGCTGGTCCCCGACGTGTATTGGCCCCTGCGCCGGATCGGGGTGGAGTTTCACGCCGCCGAGGATGGGCGCGCCGCCGCCGAGATGGCCTTTGCGCTGATCGGCGAATCGCCTCGCCCGGCGCCGGGTAGCCGCACGGTAACCGCACATGGCGCGCAGATTTTCCTCGACGCGCTCAGCGTGGCCGGCCGAGACGGCGATGCGCCGGCCGGCCTGACCGCGGTGATCGAACCCGGCCAAGTCACCGTGCTGACCGGAGCCAACGGGGCCGGCAAGAGCACCGCGCTGGCAGCCGTCGCCGGCCTCACCGAACTCAGCTCTGGGCGCATCACGGTGGCCGGTGTCGACATCGCCGACCTGGACCTGCCGGCGTGGTGGGCCCAATTGTCCTGGCTGCCGCAGCGTCCGGCACTGATCCCGGGCACGGTGGCGGACAACCTGGCTTTGTTCGGCGATCTTGCCGATGCCGAAGCAGCTTGCGCTGCAGCCGGATTCGACGACGTGATCGCGGGACTTCCCGACGGGCTGCACACCGTGTTGGGTCGCGGTGGTGTCGGCTTGTCGTTGGGGCAGCGGCAACGGCTGGGGCTGGCGCGAGCGCTGGGGTCGACGGCCCCGGTGCTGTTGCTCGACGAACCGACGGCCCACCTGGACGCTGCCACCGAACGACGGGTCCTGGCCGAACTGGTGCGACGCGCGCGCGCCGGCGCAACGGTAGTGGTGGTGGGCCACCGCGCTCCGGTGCTGGCGACCGGCGATCGGGTTGTGGCCGTGCACAGCGAGGGGGTCGCAGATCATGCGCCGGCCTGA
- the cydB gene encoding cytochrome d ubiquinol oxidase subunit II, whose product MDLQQVWFVLVAVLFLGFFVLEGFDFGVGMLMAPFGRLGSGGSASLDEGETKLGPPHKPRGSASLDEGEAKLGPPHKPRGSAEAHRRAALNTIGPVWDGNEVWLITAGGAMFAAFPGWYATVFSTLYLPLLAILFGMIVRAVAIEWRGKVDDPKWRAWADLGIAAGSWLPAILWGVAFAALVRGLPVDADHHVRLAFGDVINAYTLLGGLATGSLFLFYGAVFTALKTAGAIRDDAHRFATRLALPATALVGGFGVWTQLAYGTGWTWLVLGVAVVAQLAAVALVWRRVSDGWAFACSAIVVAAVVILLFGALYPALLPSTLDPQWSLTIYNASSTPYTLKIMTWAAVIFAPLAMVYQGWTYWVFRQRISADQIPPSIGLTRQPS is encoded by the coding sequence ATGGACCTACAGCAGGTGTGGTTCGTACTGGTCGCGGTGCTGTTTCTCGGGTTCTTCGTCTTGGAGGGCTTCGACTTCGGGGTGGGCATGCTGATGGCGCCCTTCGGCCGCCTCGGGTCCGGTGGTTCAGCGAGCCTCGACGAAGGAGAGACGAAGCTGGGACCACCGCATAAGCCCCGTGGTTCAGCGAGCCTCGACGAAGGAGAGGCGAAGCTGGGACCACCGCATAAGCCCCGTGGCTCAGCGGAAGCACACCGCCGGGCCGCGCTGAACACCATCGGTCCGGTCTGGGACGGCAACGAGGTCTGGTTGATCACCGCCGGCGGCGCGATGTTCGCCGCATTCCCGGGCTGGTACGCCACGGTGTTCTCGACGCTGTACCTACCGCTGCTGGCAATCCTGTTCGGCATGATCGTGCGGGCCGTCGCAATCGAGTGGCGCGGCAAGGTCGATGACCCTAAGTGGCGTGCCTGGGCGGACCTCGGGATCGCCGCCGGTTCCTGGCTGCCGGCGATTCTGTGGGGCGTGGCGTTCGCGGCCCTGGTCCGTGGCCTGCCGGTGGACGCCGACCACCACGTCCGCCTGGCATTCGGCGACGTAATCAACGCTTACACCCTGCTGGGGGGTCTGGCCACCGGCAGCCTGTTCCTGTTTTACGGCGCGGTCTTCACCGCGTTGAAAACAGCCGGGGCGATCCGTGACGACGCGCACCGCTTCGCGACGAGGCTGGCGCTGCCGGCGACTGCGTTGGTCGGCGGCTTCGGGGTATGGACCCAACTCGCCTATGGCACCGGGTGGACGTGGCTGGTGCTGGGCGTCGCGGTGGTGGCGCAGTTGGCCGCGGTGGCACTGGTGTGGCGCCGGGTATCCGACGGCTGGGCTTTCGCCTGCAGCGCAATCGTTGTCGCAGCGGTGGTCATCTTGTTGTTCGGCGCCCTGTACCCGGCCCTGCTGCCCTCCACTTTGGATCCGCAGTGGAGCTTGACGATCTACAACGCCTCGTCGACCCCGTACACCTTGAAGATCATGACCTGGGCTGCGGTGATCTTCGCCCCGCTGGCAATGGTCTACCAGGGCTGGACGTACTGGGTGTTCCGGCAACGGATCTCAGCGGACCAGATCCCGCCGTCCATCGGGTTGACGAGGCAGCCCTCCTGA
- a CDS encoding cytochrome ubiquinol oxidase subunit I: MDVVDVSRWQFGITTVYHFIFVPLTIGLAPLVAVMQTVWVLTDNIAWYRLTKFFGKLFLINFALGVATGIVQEFQFGMNWSEYSRFVGDVFGAPLAMEGLAAFFFESTFIGLWIFGWSRLPRAVHLACIWVVAIATNVSAFFIIAANSFMQHPVGAHFNPETKRAELDSIMALFTNNTAQAALSHAVAGAFLTAGTFVAAVCAWWMVRSRAGGAPQSADSDAATMYRPATILGCWVALVAAVGLFFTGDVQGKLMFVQQPMKMASAESLCDTATDPSFSVLTVGRQNNCDHLTRVIEVPYVLPFLAEGRFNGVRLDGVRDIQQHHEQKFGPGDYRPNLFVTYWSFRAMIGLLLLPVLFAVVALWLTRRGQIPRQRWFSWLALLTIPTPFLANSAGWVFTEMGRQPWVVVPNPTGDPNVRLTVAQGVSGNSVGVVVTSLVMFTMVYAVLAVIWFWLIRRYVAEGPLEHDAEPAPPALPAENDVAPLSFAY, from the coding sequence ATGGATGTTGTCGACGTATCGCGGTGGCAGTTCGGGATCACCACCGTCTATCACTTCATATTTGTGCCACTGACCATAGGTTTGGCCCCGTTGGTCGCGGTCATGCAGACGGTGTGGGTGCTCACCGACAACATCGCCTGGTATCGGCTGACGAAGTTCTTCGGCAAGCTGTTCTTGATCAACTTCGCCCTGGGAGTTGCCACCGGGATCGTGCAGGAATTCCAGTTCGGAATGAACTGGAGCGAATACTCACGCTTCGTCGGCGACGTGTTCGGCGCACCGCTGGCGATGGAAGGTCTGGCCGCCTTCTTCTTCGAGTCCACCTTCATCGGGCTGTGGATCTTCGGCTGGAGCCGACTGCCGCGGGCGGTGCACCTGGCGTGCATCTGGGTGGTCGCGATCGCCACCAACGTGTCGGCGTTCTTCATCATCGCCGCCAACTCGTTCATGCAGCACCCGGTCGGCGCTCACTTCAATCCGGAGACCAAGCGCGCCGAGTTGGACAGCATCATGGCGTTGTTCACCAATAACACCGCCCAGGCCGCGCTGTCGCACGCGGTCGCCGGCGCATTCTTGACGGCCGGGACGTTCGTCGCCGCGGTATGCGCCTGGTGGATGGTCCGGTCCCGCGCCGGCGGCGCCCCGCAGAGCGCCGACAGCGACGCAGCAACCATGTACCGGCCGGCGACCATCCTCGGGTGTTGGGTCGCGCTGGTCGCCGCGGTTGGGCTGTTCTTCACCGGCGACGTCCAGGGCAAGCTGATGTTCGTCCAGCAACCGATGAAGATGGCATCGGCGGAATCGTTGTGCGACACCGCCACCGACCCCAGTTTCTCGGTTTTGACCGTCGGGCGGCAGAACAACTGCGACCACCTGACCCGGGTGATCGAAGTGCCCTATGTCCTGCCGTTCCTGGCCGAGGGCCGATTCAACGGCGTTCGGCTCGACGGGGTCCGGGACATCCAGCAGCACCACGAGCAGAAGTTCGGCCCCGGCGACTACCGGCCGAACCTGTTCGTCACGTACTGGTCGTTCCGCGCGATGATCGGGCTCCTGCTGTTGCCGGTGCTGTTCGCGGTGGTCGCGTTGTGGCTGACACGCCGCGGACAGATCCCCCGGCAACGCTGGTTCTCCTGGTTGGCGCTGCTGACCATCCCCACCCCGTTTCTGGCCAACAGTGCCGGCTGGGTCTTCACTGAAATGGGCCGTCAGCCTTGGGTTGTCGTCCCCAACCCGACTGGGGACCCGAACGTACGGCTGACGGTGGCCCAAGGCGTCTCGGGAAACAGTGTGGGTGTGGTGGTCACCTCGCTGGTGATGTTCACCATGGTTTATGCGGTGCTCGCGGTGATCTGGTTCTGGTTGATCAGACGCTATGTGGCCGAGGGACCACTGGAGCACGACGCCGAACCCGCACCGCCGGCACTGCCAGCCGAGAACGACGTGGCGCCACTGTCGTTCGCCTACTGA